A single region of the Ascaphus truei isolate aAscTru1 chromosome 6, aAscTru1.hap1, whole genome shotgun sequence genome encodes:
- the PRRG2 gene encoding transmembrane gamma-carboxyglutamic acid protein 2, with the protein MMWTGCPLLLLQAITVTTGHILEPHRLAALQKPEEEVFLDDETAHKFLGRKLLYNSWDFELFTKDNLERECNEEVCNYEEARECFENDQLTKTFWNNYPHNGKGGNTASSPSVDVAGLVAGLVAGIVLLIMATAVIMYCVKYRAKERRGRAPVSITGNLPPPEDVPLTHLPGSELAAPGLPSYEDALEASGTYDAPPPPYHRGSSRSTPPS; encoded by the exons ATGATGTGGACAGGATGCCCCTTGTTACTACTTCAGGCCATCACTGTCACCACTGGGCATATCCTAGAGCCTCACAGATTAGCAGCATTGCAAAAACCAGAGGAAGAAG TGTTCCTGGATGACGAGACGGCGCACAAATTCCTTGGCCGCAAACTGCTGTACAACAGCTGGGACTTTGAGCTGTTTACGAAGGACAATCTGGAGAGGGAGTGTAACGAGGAAGTGTGCAACTACGAGGAGGCACGAGAGTGCTTTGAAAATGACCAGCTGACG AAAACGTTTTGGAACAACTATCCACACAATGGAAAAGGAGGTAATACAG CATCTTCCCCTTCAGTGGATGTGGCAGGCTTGGTGGCTGGACTGGTAGCAGGAATTGTGTTGCTTATAATGGCAACAGCGGTGATCATGTATTGTGTGAAATacagggccaaggagaggaggggaag AGCCCCTGTGAGCATAACGGGTAACCTACCACCGCCAGAAGATGTACCACTGACGCACCTGCCAGGATCAGAGCTCGCTGCACCAGGACTGCCATCCTATGAAGATGCATTGGAGGCATCGGGCACATATGATGCACCCCCACCACCATACCACAG